One Paenibacillus sp. FSL W8-0186 genomic window carries:
- the purE gene encoding 5-(carboxyamino)imidazole ribonucleotide mutase, which produces MSAQAQAQVAVIMGSTSDWETMSHACAVLEELQIPYEKQVVSAHRTPDLMFEFAEQAAGRGLKVIIAGAGGAAHLPGMVASKTVLPVIGVPVKSAALNGLDSLLSIVQMPGGIPVATVAIGKAGAINAGLLAAQMIGAFDSEVASRVQERRDRIREEVLASSADLEEIK; this is translated from the coding sequence ATGTCAGCACAGGCACAGGCACAGGTGGCAGTAATCATGGGCAGCACATCGGATTGGGAGACGATGTCCCATGCTTGCGCCGTTTTGGAGGAGCTTCAAATACCTTACGAGAAGCAGGTGGTATCCGCACACCGTACGCCGGACTTGATGTTCGAATTCGCGGAGCAGGCGGCAGGCCGCGGATTGAAGGTCATTATCGCCGGTGCCGGAGGAGCTGCGCATTTGCCGGGGATGGTCGCGTCGAAGACGGTGCTCCCCGTAATTGGCGTGCCAGTGAAGTCGGCCGCTTTGAACGGACTCGACTCCTTGCTCTCCATCGTGCAAATGCCGGGCGGAATTCCGGTAGCAACGGTGGCTATCGGCAAGGCTGGCGCGATTAACGCCGGATTGCTGGCGGCGCAAATGATCGGAGCATTCGATTCGGAAGTGGCGTCCCGGGTACAGGAGCGCCGCGATCGGATTCGCGAAGAAGTGCTGGCCAGTTCGGCTGACCTGGAGGAGATTAAGTAA